ATGATTAGGAAGACGCGATGAATCGCGCCTGTACAAGAGAGTAGCGAATTTAACCTTTTGTTTGTACTGGTAAAGGTGCAGGACTAACTGCTATTGCAATAACCTGTCCATTGCGTTCCACTTGTATTTGTAAAGGAATACCAATTTGGCTATTTTCTACCAGTTTTTGTACTTCTTCAATTTTAGTCACAGGTTGGTTATTAATACTTTGAATCAGATCACCAGATTTTAGTCCAGCAATAGATGCAGGCGATCGCGGGACAATATCAATTAATAAAACGCCCTGGTCTGCTGTAAAATTTAAGCGATCGCCGGAATTTCTCTTGATTGTGGCTTTAATCTCTGGTGTTAAAGTCACCATTTGAATACCTAAGTAAGGATGATCAACCCTCCCTTTAGTGATTAATTCCTGAGAAATTCTTTGTACTGTGTTAATGGGAATAGCAAATCCTAACCCTTGAGCGCCGCGAATAATTGCTGTATTCATCCCAATTACCTCCCCACGGGAATTTAGTAATGGTCCGCCAGAGTTACCAGGGTTAATGGCGGCATCGGTTTGAATAAAGTCAACGCGCTTATCACTCACCCCAATATCACTACCAGAACGCCCCGTAGCGCTGATTATACCAGAGGTAACAGTATTATTCAACCCTAAAGGATTACCAATGGCAATTACGGCTTCTCCTGGTTGCAAGACATCAGAATCGCCTAGAGGTAAAACTGGTAAATTATTAGCCTCAATTTCGATTAAAGCCACATCTGTAACCGGATCTTCCCCCAGCACTCTACCATCAAAAGTCCTACCATCCTTGAGGGTGACAGTGACAGCATCAGCACCGTCTACAACATGAGAATTAGTCAAAATTTGACCAGAGGAATTAATAATAAATCCAGAACCGCTACCCCGCTCTATTTGTGGCGGCTGTGATGACTGGGAATTCCCAAAATACCGCCGCAGAAATGGATCAGTTGGTACACCACGAGACTGTACTATTCTAGACGCATCAATCCGAACTACTGCATCTCCCACGTTTTGTACAACTGCGACTACAAAGTTAGGATTTTCACCAGATGAGGAGATAATTGCTGGGGTACTCAGAGCCGAACGGCGCTCATTGGGATTTTGAGTCTTTACCTGAGACTGAGGATCATTTCTTTGACTCTCAGGGGTTTTGGCTGGTAGCAACGAGCAACCGCTCAGAGACACCACTGCTAACCCACT
The window above is part of the Nodularia spumigena CCY9414 genome. Proteins encoded here:
- a CDS encoding HhoA/HhoB/HtrA family serine endopeptidase, with translation MDKTEHNLKVQDIDAWGWPHRRKSSSMIKLMLLSGLAVVSLSGCSLLPAKTPESQRNDPQSQVKTQNPNERRSALSTPAIISSSGENPNFVVAVVQNVGDAVVRIDASRIVQSRGVPTDPFLRRYFGNSQSSQPPQIERGSGSGFIINSSGQILTNSHVVDGADAVTVTLKDGRTFDGRVLGEDPVTDVALIEIEANNLPVLPLGDSDVLQPGEAVIAIGNPLGLNNTVTSGIISATGRSGSDIGVSDKRVDFIQTDAAINPGNSGGPLLNSRGEVIGMNTAIIRGAQGLGFAIPINTVQRISQELITKGRVDHPYLGIQMVTLTPEIKATIKRNSGDRLNFTADQGVLLIDIVPRSPASIAGLKSGDLIQSINNQPVTKIEEVQKLVENSQIGIPLQIQVERNGQVIAIAVSPAPLPVQTKG